One stretch of Mycolicibacterium fallax DNA includes these proteins:
- the gabT gene encoding 4-aminobutyrate--2-oxoglutarate transaminase, translating into MSAVEQSRRLATAIPGPRSLELAVRRSAAVARGVSSVLPVYARRAGGGIVEDVDGNRLIDLGSGIAVTTVGNAAPRVSAAVAAAAAEFTHTCFMVTPYRGYVEVCEQLNRLTPGRGPKRSALFNSGAEAVENAVKIARAYTGRQAVAAFDHAYHGRTNLTMALTSKAMPYKSGFGPFAPEVYRAPMSYPYRDALSDPELAGNGALAAERAIAMLDKQIGAANLAAVIIEPIQGEGGFIVPAPGFLPTLLAWCRDRGVVFIADEVQTGFARTGAMFACEDEGIEPDLIATAKGIADGLPLAAVTGRAEIMDAPHAAGLGGTYGGNPVACAAALATIETLELDGLVDRARQIGALTMDRLGRLAAEDDRIGELRGRGAMIAVELVRPGGAEPDAELTRRVAAGAHAAGVIVLTCGTFGNVLRLLPPLTISDALLTEGLDVLAEVLAALPR; encoded by the coding sequence ATGAGCGCCGTCGAACAGAGCCGCCGGCTCGCCACCGCCATCCCCGGTCCCCGGTCCCTGGAGCTGGCCGTCCGGCGCTCGGCGGCGGTCGCCCGCGGGGTGTCCTCGGTGCTGCCGGTGTACGCCCGCCGGGCCGGCGGCGGCATCGTCGAGGACGTCGACGGCAACCGGCTGATCGACCTGGGCTCGGGCATCGCGGTGACCACCGTCGGCAACGCCGCGCCGCGGGTCAGCGCCGCGGTCGCCGCCGCGGCGGCGGAGTTCACCCACACCTGCTTCATGGTCACCCCGTACCGGGGCTACGTCGAGGTCTGTGAGCAGCTCAACCGGCTCACCCCAGGCCGCGGCCCGAAGCGCTCGGCGCTGTTCAACTCCGGGGCCGAGGCCGTCGAGAACGCCGTCAAGATCGCCCGCGCGTACACCGGCAGGCAGGCGGTCGCCGCCTTCGACCACGCCTACCACGGCCGGACCAACCTGACCATGGCGCTGACGTCGAAGGCGATGCCCTACAAGAGCGGGTTCGGGCCGTTCGCGCCGGAGGTGTACCGGGCCCCGATGTCCTACCCGTACCGCGATGCGCTGTCCGACCCGGAGCTGGCCGGCAACGGCGCGCTGGCCGCCGAACGGGCCATCGCGATGCTCGACAAGCAGATCGGGGCCGCGAATCTGGCCGCGGTGATCATCGAGCCGATCCAGGGCGAGGGCGGGTTCATCGTGCCGGCGCCGGGCTTCCTGCCGACCCTGCTGGCCTGGTGCCGAGACCGCGGCGTGGTGTTCATCGCCGACGAGGTGCAGACCGGCTTCGCCCGCACCGGGGCGATGTTCGCCTGCGAGGACGAGGGCATCGAACCGGACCTGATCGCCACCGCCAAGGGCATCGCCGACGGGCTGCCGCTGGCCGCGGTGACCGGCCGCGCGGAGATCATGGACGCCCCGCACGCCGCCGGGCTGGGCGGCACCTACGGCGGCAACCCGGTGGCCTGCGCGGCGGCGCTGGCGACCATCGAGACCCTGGAGCTCGACGGGCTGGTGGACCGGGCCCGCCAGATCGGGGCGCTGACCATGGACCGGCTGGGCCGGCTGGCCGCCGAGGATGACCGGATCGGCGAGCTGCGGGGCCGCGGCGCGATGATCGCGGTGGAGCTGGTCCGGCCCGGCGGCGCCGAACCCGACGCCGAGCTGACCCGCCGGGTGGCCGCGGGCGCGCACGCGGCCGGGGTGATCGTGCTGACCTGCGGCACCTTCGGCAACGTGCTGCGCCTGCTGCCGCCGCTGACGATCAGCGACGCGCTGCTCACCGAGGGCCTCGACGTGCTCGCGGAGGTGCTCGCCGCGCTTCCCCGCTGA
- the yajC gene encoding preprotein translocase subunit YajC has protein sequence MGELTVFLPLLIVMGAFMFFASRRQRKAMQATIDLHESLRVGDRVHTTAGLEATIVGITDDSVELMIAPGVVTTWMKLAIRDKIEPEIAEAAEIELADGDGTRD, from the coding sequence ATGGGTGAACTGACTGTCTTCTTGCCGCTGCTCATCGTGATGGGCGCGTTCATGTTCTTCGCCTCCCGGCGCCAGCGCAAAGCCATGCAGGCGACCATCGACCTGCACGAATCGCTGCGGGTTGGTGACCGGGTGCACACCACCGCCGGCCTGGAGGCCACCATCGTCGGAATCACCGACGACAGCGTCGAGCTGATGATCGCTCCCGGCGTGGTGACCACCTGGATGAAGCTGGCGATCCGGGACAAGATCGAGCCGGAGATCGCCGAGGCCGCCGAGATCGAACTCGCCGACGGGGACGGCACCCGGGACTGA
- the secD gene encoding protein translocase subunit SecD encodes MATANTTVHPYRWLALFLVLLIGVFALVFATGDRKAEPKLGIDLQGGTRVTLTARTPDGSTPTREALQQAQQIISARVDGIGVSGSEVVIDGDNLVITVPGADGSAARNLGQTARLYVRPVVKSWPAEALAAAAGQQGGAPGVPGAPAVPGAPEMPGAPAVPGAPEVPGAPAPGAPAPGPAPAQPRPYPLDPATPTPAPEPAPAPAPAVQVPEAPGDTQGIPRDRKALAERIKFEKELRQSTNQNVLVYAGVPYTAMRCDKEDVLAGNDDPELPLVACSQDGQTVYLLDKSIISGEEIADASSGLDQQRGEYVVNVTFKGKAVDTWADFTAANVGTQTAFVLDSQVVSAPQIRSAIPGGNTQITGSFNAGTAKELANVLKYGSLPLSFESSQAETVSATLGLTSLRAGLIAGAVGLIAVLLYSLFFYRVLGLLVALSLVAAGAMIYAILVLLGRQIGYTLDLAGIAGLIIGIGMTADSFVVFFERIKDEIREGRSFRSAVPRGWTRARKTIVSGNAVTFIAAAVLYVLAIGQVKGFAFTLGLTTILDLVVVFLVTWPLVYLASKSTFMAKPICNGLGAVQQVARERRSAAATTGRR; translated from the coding sequence GTGGCCACGGCTAATACGACGGTGCATCCGTACCGCTGGCTGGCGCTGTTCCTGGTGTTGCTGATCGGCGTCTTCGCGCTGGTCTTCGCGACCGGTGACCGCAAGGCCGAGCCGAAACTGGGTATCGACCTGCAGGGCGGCACCCGGGTGACGCTGACCGCGCGCACCCCGGACGGTTCGACGCCGACCCGGGAGGCCCTGCAGCAGGCCCAGCAGATCATCTCCGCCCGCGTCGACGGGATCGGGGTGTCCGGGTCCGAGGTCGTCATCGACGGCGACAACCTGGTCATCACGGTGCCCGGCGCCGACGGCAGCGCCGCGCGCAACCTGGGCCAGACCGCCCGGCTCTACGTGCGTCCGGTGGTGAAGTCCTGGCCGGCCGAGGCGCTGGCGGCTGCCGCCGGCCAGCAGGGCGGTGCTCCCGGCGTGCCCGGTGCCCCCGCGGTTCCCGGCGCTCCCGAAATGCCCGGTGCCCCCGCGGTTCCCGGTGCCCCCGAAGTGCCCGGTGCCCCCGCGCCCGGTGCTCCCGCGCCCGGCCCGGCCCCGGCCCAGCCGCGGCCGTACCCGCTGGACCCGGCGACCCCGACCCCGGCACCCGAGCCGGCTCCCGCCCCCGCCCCGGCGGTCCAGGTGCCGGAGGCCCCCGGGGACACCCAGGGCATTCCCCGGGACCGCAAGGCGCTGGCCGAGCGGATCAAGTTCGAGAAGGAACTGCGCCAGTCCACCAACCAGAACGTGCTGGTGTACGCCGGCGTCCCCTACACCGCGATGCGCTGCGACAAGGAGGACGTGCTGGCCGGCAACGACGACCCGGAGCTGCCGCTGGTCGCCTGCTCGCAGGACGGCCAGACCGTCTACCTGCTGGACAAGTCGATCATCAGCGGCGAGGAGATCGCCGACGCGAGTTCGGGCCTGGACCAGCAGCGCGGCGAGTACGTCGTCAACGTGACGTTCAAGGGCAAGGCCGTCGACACCTGGGCCGACTTCACCGCGGCCAACGTCGGCACCCAGACCGCGTTCGTGCTCGACTCGCAGGTGGTCAGCGCGCCGCAGATCCGCTCGGCGATCCCCGGTGGCAACACCCAGATCACCGGCAGCTTCAACGCCGGCACGGCCAAGGAACTGGCCAACGTGCTCAAGTACGGCTCGCTGCCGCTGTCCTTCGAGTCCTCGCAGGCCGAGACGGTCTCGGCGACCCTGGGCCTGACCTCGCTGCGGGCCGGCCTGATCGCCGGCGCGGTGGGCCTGATCGCGGTGCTGCTGTACTCGCTGTTCTTCTACCGGGTGCTCGGCCTGCTGGTCGCGCTGTCGCTGGTCGCCGCGGGCGCGATGATCTACGCGATCCTGGTGTTGCTGGGCAGGCAGATCGGCTACACCCTCGACCTGGCCGGCATCGCCGGTCTGATCATCGGTATCGGCATGACCGCGGACTCCTTCGTGGTGTTCTTCGAACGCATCAAGGACGAAATCCGGGAGGGCCGGTCGTTCCGGTCCGCGGTGCCGCGCGGTTGGACCCGGGCCCGCAAGACCATCGTCTCGGGCAACGCGGTCACCTTCATCGCCGCCGCGGTGCTCTACGTGCTGGCGATCGGCCAGGTCAAGGGCTTCGCGTTCACCCTGGGCCTGACCACCATCCTGGACCTGGTGGTGGTGTTCCTGGTGACCTGGCCGTTGGTCTACCTGGCCAGCAAGTCCACCTTCATGGCCAAGCCGATCTGCAACGGTCTCGGCGCGGTCCAGCAGGTGGCCCGGGAACGGCGCAGCGCCGCCGCCACGACGGGGCGGAGGTAG
- the secF gene encoding protein translocase subunit SecF, producing MSEPRVGLTKAKASDEAPPVSVGAVEQTESTEPAESAPKHGFLNRLYTGTGGFDVIGKRKLWYAVSGIILAIAVLSMVLRGFTFGIDFEGGTKVSIPAGDPAISTTQVEEVFSQALGTAPESVVLVGSGESATVQVRSETLTGEQTDELTAALVEAFHPKGPDGQPGPEAISSSDVSPTWGGQITNKALIALVVFVLIVSIYIAVRYERYMAISALATMFFDLVVTAGVYSLVGFEVTPATVIGLLTILGFSLYDTVIVFDKVEENTEGFEHTTRRTYAEQANLAVNQTFMRSINTSVISALPIIALMIIAVWLLGVGTLQDLALVQLVGVVVGTYSSIYFATPLLVSMRERTELVGNHTRRVLKKRARAAGTDRAEESGGDELVEAAAAKTPAKAAAAGGTGRPSRPTGKRKSPRN from the coding sequence GTGAGCGAGCCGAGGGTGGGCCTGACCAAGGCCAAGGCCAGCGACGAGGCGCCGCCGGTCAGCGTCGGTGCCGTCGAGCAGACCGAGAGCACCGAGCCGGCCGAGAGCGCGCCCAAGCACGGCTTCCTGAACCGGCTCTACACCGGCACCGGCGGCTTCGACGTGATCGGCAAGCGCAAGCTGTGGTACGCGGTCAGCGGCATCATCCTCGCGATCGCCGTGCTGAGCATGGTGCTGCGCGGCTTCACCTTCGGCATCGACTTCGAGGGCGGCACCAAGGTCTCCATCCCGGCCGGCGACCCCGCGATCAGCACCACGCAGGTCGAGGAGGTCTTCAGCCAGGCACTGGGCACCGCGCCGGAGTCGGTGGTGCTGGTCGGCAGCGGCGAGTCGGCGACCGTGCAGGTGCGCTCGGAGACGCTGACCGGTGAGCAGACCGACGAGCTGACCGCGGCGCTGGTCGAGGCGTTCCACCCCAAGGGCCCCGACGGGCAGCCCGGCCCGGAGGCGATCAGCAGCTCCGATGTGTCACCGACCTGGGGCGGGCAGATCACCAACAAGGCGCTGATCGCGCTGGTGGTGTTCGTGCTGATCGTCAGCATCTACATCGCCGTGCGCTACGAGAGATACATGGCGATTTCGGCGCTGGCGACGATGTTCTTCGACCTCGTCGTCACCGCCGGGGTGTATTCGCTGGTCGGCTTCGAGGTCACCCCCGCCACCGTGATCGGGCTGCTCACCATCCTCGGCTTCTCGCTGTACGACACCGTCATCGTCTTCGACAAGGTCGAGGAGAACACCGAGGGCTTCGAGCACACCACCCGTCGCACCTACGCCGAGCAGGCCAACCTGGCGGTCAACCAGACCTTCATGCGTTCGATCAACACCAGCGTCATCTCGGCGCTGCCGATCATCGCGCTGATGATCATCGCGGTGTGGCTGCTCGGCGTCGGCACCCTGCAGGACCTGGCGCTGGTGCAGCTGGTCGGCGTCGTGGTCGGCACCTACTCGTCGATCTACTTCGCCACCCCGCTGCTGGTGTCGATGCGGGAACGCACCGAGCTGGTCGGCAACCACACCCGCCGGGTGCTCAAGAAGCGGGCGCGGGCGGCAGGCACCGATCGGGCCGAGGAGTCCGGCGGCGACGAGCTCGTCGAGGCCGCCGCCGCGAAGACCCCGGCGAAGGCCGCGGCCGCCGGCGGCACCGGTCGACCGAGCCGGCCCACCGGCAAGCGCAAGTCGCCGCGAAACTAG
- a CDS encoding ABC transporter substrate-binding protein produces the protein MTARATVRRLAAATLAVALAGATVSGCSSTADDVDYAVGGVLDTYNTNTVDGAASAGPQAFARVLTGFSYHGPDGQVVADHDFGTVSVAGRAPLVLDYQISDNAVYSDGIPVTCDDMLLTWAAQSGRFPQFGAASRAGYTDIAGLECQAGAKKARVTFINDRNFVDHLQLFGATSMMPAHVLSDRLGYGVTEAIQAVDPVRIAEIAEAWNTTWALSPGVDTAGFPSSGPYRIDSVRDDGAVLLVANERWWGSKPITARVTVWPRSIEIQDRLDDRAVDVVDVPAGSSGTLSVPDDFDRVEKPSAGIQQLFFAPVGVASVIPARRAIALCTPREEIARNAGVPLSNARLNPAADDAFSPVENVPESGGPFVNGDPAAARASLGGKPLNVRIGYRAPNARLAAVVGAIARACQPAGILVEDAAGPDVGPSSLQSGAIDVLVAGTGGASGSGSTGSSAMDAYQFHSANGNNLPRYINPAVDGIVSALAVTTDPKEQTRLLRDGDVALWEDMPTLPLYRQQRLLLTSKKMHAVTSNVTKWGAGWNMDRWQRSK, from the coding sequence ATGACCGCCCGTGCGACCGTCCGCCGGCTGGCCGCCGCCACACTGGCCGTCGCGCTGGCCGGCGCCACCGTGTCCGGCTGCAGCAGCACCGCCGACGACGTCGACTACGCGGTCGGCGGGGTGCTGGACACCTACAACACCAACACCGTCGACGGCGCGGCGTCGGCGGGCCCGCAGGCGTTCGCCCGGGTGCTGACCGGGTTCAGCTACCACGGCCCGGACGGTCAGGTGGTCGCCGATCACGACTTCGGCACCGTCTCGGTGGCCGGCCGCGCGCCGCTGGTGCTCGACTACCAGATCTCCGACAACGCCGTCTACTCCGACGGCATCCCGGTGACCTGCGACGACATGCTGCTCACCTGGGCCGCCCAGTCCGGCCGGTTCCCCCAGTTCGGCGCCGCCAGCCGGGCCGGCTACACCGACATCGCCGGGCTGGAGTGCCAGGCCGGGGCCAAGAAGGCCCGGGTCACCTTCATCAACGACCGCAACTTCGTCGACCACCTGCAGCTGTTCGGCGCCACGTCGATGATGCCGGCGCACGTGCTGTCCGACCGGCTCGGCTACGGCGTCACCGAGGCGATCCAGGCCGTCGACCCGGTCCGGATCGCCGAGATCGCCGAGGCCTGGAACACCACCTGGGCGCTGAGCCCCGGGGTGGATACCGCGGGCTTCCCGTCCTCGGGCCCGTACCGGATCGACAGCGTGCGCGACGACGGCGCGGTGCTGCTGGTCGCCAACGAACGCTGGTGGGGCAGCAAACCGATCACCGCCCGGGTCACGGTGTGGCCGCGCAGCATCGAGATCCAGGATCGGCTCGACGACCGGGCCGTCGACGTCGTCGACGTGCCGGCCGGATCCTCGGGCACCCTGTCGGTGCCCGATGACTTCGACCGCGTCGAGAAGCCGTCGGCCGGCATTCAGCAGCTGTTCTTCGCGCCGGTTGGGGTGGCGTCGGTGATCCCGGCGCGGCGCGCCATCGCGCTGTGCACCCCGCGCGAGGAGATCGCCCGCAACGCCGGGGTACCGCTGAGCAACGCCCGGCTCAACCCGGCCGCCGACGACGCCTTCAGCCCGGTGGAGAACGTGCCCGAGTCCGGCGGACCGTTCGTCAACGGGGACCCGGCCGCCGCCCGCGCCTCGCTCGGCGGCAAACCGCTGAACGTCCGGATCGGCTACCGGGCGCCGAACGCCCGGCTGGCCGCCGTCGTCGGCGCCATCGCGCGGGCCTGCCAGCCCGCCGGGATCCTGGTCGAGGACGCCGCGGGCCCCGACGTCGGCCCGTCGTCGCTGCAGTCCGGCGCCATCGACGTGCTGGTCGCCGGGACCGGGGGAGCCAGCGGCTCCGGATCGACCGGCTCCTCGGCGATGGACGCCTACCAATTCCACAGCGCCAACGGCAACAACCTGCCGCGCTACATCAACCCGGCCGTCGACGGCATCGTCAGCGCGCTGGCGGTCACCACCGACCCCAAGGAGCAGACCCGGCTGCTGCGCGACGGCGACGTCGCGCTGTGGGAGGACATGCCGACGCTGCCGCTGTACCGGCAGCAGCGACTGCTGCTCACCTCGAAGAAGATGCACGCGGTGACGTCCAACGTGACCAAGTGGGGCGCGGGCTGGAACATGGACCGCTGGCAGCGGTCCAAGTGA
- a CDS encoding adenine phosphoribosyltransferase — MSARTLGAARALIGELTREVDDFPEPGVQFKDLTPVLADRRGLAAVTAALAEVAADADLIAGIDARGFLLGAAVATRLDVGMLAVRKGGKLPPPVLRQEYLLEYGSAVLEIPAAGIELAGRRVWIIDDVLATGGTVAAAGALLTEAGAAVAGAGVVLELAALDGRARVAPLPVTSLSVA, encoded by the coding sequence GTGAGCGCCCGGACCCTCGGCGCCGCCCGCGCGCTGATCGGGGAGCTGACCCGGGAGGTCGACGACTTCCCGGAACCCGGCGTGCAGTTCAAGGACCTGACCCCGGTGCTGGCCGACCGGCGCGGGCTGGCCGCGGTGACCGCGGCGCTGGCCGAGGTCGCCGCGGACGCCGACCTGATCGCCGGCATCGACGCCCGCGGCTTCCTGCTCGGCGCGGCGGTGGCCACCCGGCTCGACGTCGGCATGCTCGCGGTGCGCAAGGGCGGCAAGCTGCCGCCGCCGGTGCTGCGCCAGGAGTACCTGCTGGAGTACGGCTCGGCGGTGCTGGAGATCCCGGCGGCCGGCATCGAGTTGGCCGGCCGGCGGGTCTGGATCATCGACGACGTGCTGGCCACCGGCGGCACCGTGGCGGCCGCCGGGGCACTGCTGACCGAGGCGGGTGCGGCCGTCGCCGGGGCGGGGGTGGTGCTGGAACTGGCCGCGCTGGACGGACGCGCCCGGGTCGCACCATTGCCGGTCACCAGCCTTAGCGTGGCATGA
- a CDS encoding RelA/SpoT family protein: MAEDTDQVLDTVPPAEPAKPSATSASRRVRARLARRMTAARPGFNPVLEPLVAVHREVYPKADVAILLRAYAVAEERHATQLRRSGDPYITHPLAVANILAELGMDTTTLVAALLHDTVEDTGYSLAQLEIDFGEEVGHLVDGVTKLDKVVLGSAAEGETIRKMIIAMARDPRVLVIKVADRLHNMRTMRFLPPEKQATKARETLEVIAPLAHRLGMATVKWELEDLSFAILHPKRYDEIVRLVADRAPSRDTYLAKVRAEIVSTLNASRIDATVEGRPKHYWSIYQKMIVKGRDFDDIHDLVGVRILCDEIRDCYAAVGVVHALWQPMAGRFKDYIAQPRYGVYQSLHTTVIGPEGKPLEVQIRTRDMHRTAEYGIAAHWRYKEAKGRNGVPHPHAAAEVDDMAWMRQLLDWQREAADPGEFLESLRYDLAVAEIFVFTPKGDVMTLPAGSTPVDFAYAVHTEVGHRCIGARVNGRLVALERKLENGEVVEVFTSKAPNAGPSRDWQGFVVSPRAKAKIRQWFAKERREEALESGKDAIAREVRRGGLPLQRLMSADSMGALARELRYLDVSALYTAVGEGHISARHVVQRLQAQLGGADEIADEIAERSTPSSFPTRQRSNDDTGVAVPGAPGTLTKLAKCCTPVPGDAIMGFVTRGGGVSVHRTDCTNATSLQQQPERIIEVRWAPGPSSVFLVAIQVEALDRHRLLSDVTRVLADEKVNILSASVTTSDDRVAISRFTFEMGDPKHLGHVLNVVRNVEGVYDVYRVTSAA, encoded by the coding sequence ATGGCGGAGGACACCGACCAGGTGCTGGATACGGTCCCGCCCGCCGAACCGGCCAAGCCCAGCGCGACCAGTGCGTCGCGCCGGGTCCGGGCCCGGCTGGCCCGGCGGATGACCGCGGCCCGCCCCGGCTTCAACCCGGTGCTCGAACCGCTGGTCGCGGTGCACCGCGAGGTGTACCCGAAGGCCGACGTCGCGATCCTGCTGCGTGCCTACGCCGTCGCCGAGGAACGCCACGCCACCCAGCTGCGTAGGTCCGGCGACCCGTACATCACCCATCCGCTGGCCGTCGCCAACATCCTGGCCGAGCTCGGCATGGACACCACCACGCTGGTCGCCGCGCTGCTGCACGACACCGTGGAGGACACCGGCTACTCGCTGGCGCAGCTGGAGATCGACTTCGGCGAGGAGGTCGGCCACCTCGTCGACGGCGTCACCAAGCTGGACAAGGTGGTGCTCGGCAGCGCGGCCGAGGGCGAGACGATCCGCAAGATGATCATCGCGATGGCCCGCGACCCGCGGGTGCTGGTGATCAAGGTCGCCGACCGGCTGCACAACATGCGCACCATGCGGTTCCTGCCGCCGGAGAAGCAGGCCACCAAGGCCCGGGAGACCCTGGAGGTGATCGCCCCGCTGGCGCACCGGCTGGGCATGGCCACGGTCAAGTGGGAGCTGGAGGACCTGTCCTTTGCGATCCTGCACCCCAAGCGCTACGACGAGATTGTCCGGCTGGTCGCGGACCGGGCGCCGTCCCGGGACACCTACCTGGCCAAGGTGCGCGCCGAGATCGTCAGCACGCTGAACGCCTCCCGGATCGACGCCACCGTGGAGGGCCGGCCCAAGCACTACTGGTCGATCTACCAGAAGATGATCGTCAAGGGCCGCGACTTCGACGACATCCACGACCTGGTCGGGGTGCGGATCCTGTGCGACGAGATCCGGGACTGCTACGCCGCCGTCGGCGTGGTGCACGCGCTGTGGCAGCCGATGGCAGGCCGGTTCAAGGACTACATCGCCCAGCCCCGGTACGGGGTGTACCAGTCGCTGCACACCACGGTGATCGGCCCGGAGGGCAAGCCGCTTGAGGTGCAGATCCGCACCCGCGACATGCACCGCACCGCCGAGTACGGCATCGCCGCGCACTGGCGCTACAAGGAGGCCAAGGGCCGCAACGGGGTGCCGCACCCGCACGCCGCCGCCGAGGTCGACGACATGGCCTGGATGCGCCAGCTGCTGGACTGGCAGCGAGAGGCCGCCGACCCCGGGGAGTTCCTGGAGTCGCTGCGCTACGACCTGGCCGTCGCGGAGATCTTCGTGTTCACCCCCAAGGGCGACGTGATGACGCTGCCGGCCGGCTCCACCCCGGTCGACTTCGCCTACGCCGTGCACACCGAGGTCGGGCACCGCTGCATCGGCGCCCGGGTCAACGGCCGGCTGGTCGCGCTGGAGCGCAAGCTGGAAAACGGCGAAGTGGTGGAGGTGTTCACCTCCAAGGCGCCCAACGCCGGGCCGTCGCGGGACTGGCAGGGCTTCGTGGTCTCCCCGCGCGCCAAGGCCAAGATCCGGCAGTGGTTCGCCAAGGAGCGCCGCGAGGAGGCGCTGGAGTCGGGCAAGGACGCCATCGCCCGCGAGGTGCGCCGCGGCGGGCTGCCGCTGCAGCGGCTGATGAGCGCGGACTCGATGGGCGCGCTGGCCCGGGAACTGCGCTACCTCGACGTCTCGGCGCTCTACACCGCGGTCGGTGAGGGGCACATCTCGGCCCGGCACGTGGTGCAGCGGCTGCAGGCGCAGCTCGGCGGGGCCGACGAGATCGCCGACGAGATCGCCGAGCGGTCCACCCCGTCGAGCTTTCCGACCCGGCAGCGCAGCAACGACGACACCGGGGTGGCGGTGCCCGGGGCGCCGGGCACCCTCACCAAACTGGCCAAATGCTGCACGCCGGTGCCCGGCGACGCGATCATGGGCTTCGTCACCCGCGGCGGCGGGGTCAGCGTGCACCGCACCGACTGCACCAACGCCACCTCGCTGCAGCAGCAGCCCGAGCGGATCATCGAGGTGCGGTGGGCGCCCGGGCCGAGCTCGGTGTTCCTGGTGGCGATCCAGGTGGAGGCCCTGGACCGGCACCGGCTGCTCTCCGACGTCACCCGGGTGCTGGCCGACGAGAAGGTCAACATCCTCTCGGCGTCGGTGACCACCTCCGATGACCGGGTGGCGATCAGCCGGTTCACCTTCGAGATGGGCGACCCCAAGCACCTGGGCCACGTGCTCAACGTGGTGCGCAACGTCGAGGGTGTCTACGACGTGTACCGGGTGACTTCCGCGGCCTGA
- a CDS encoding DsbA family protein — protein MADDPQQPDPQQPPPQPPPVSFGAPGTPHPAGPAPQYQGYPGGAPGAQYPGAAYPGAPYPGAPYPGAPYPGAPYPGAPYPGGAYPGTPFPGAQYPGAPYPGGPEHPERKRSSLRWIVGGTAATVVVLVAVVVGYLLLRDPSGASGGSATMAHSIRVASPEVITKAGSHEPKVVLSLYEDFLCPHCGSLEDALGPTIDRLIDTGAVAVDYHPVAILDSMADQYSSRAGNAAFCVAQADTSPGKDVFREFRASLFEHQPVELSGEAPTDLQLSAQARLAGAPADVDDCIMDGSYLTVVRGTAAEAGIDGTPTMRLNGTDVDLHGTDGGFLSPQQLIDQVEAVVGDVPGL, from the coding sequence GTGGCCGACGACCCGCAGCAGCCCGACCCGCAGCAGCCGCCACCGCAGCCGCCGCCGGTGTCCTTCGGCGCCCCGGGCACGCCTCACCCGGCCGGGCCTGCGCCGCAGTATCAGGGATATCCGGGCGGTGCGCCGGGGGCGCAGTACCCGGGCGCGGCGTATCCAGGCGCGCCGTACCCGGGGGCGCCGTATCCGGGGGCGCCGTATCCGGGGGCGCCGTATCCGGGGGCGCCGTATCCGGGCGGGGCATACCCGGGGACGCCGTTCCCGGGGGCGCAGTACCCAGGGGCGCCGTACCCGGGCGGGCCCGAGCACCCGGAGCGCAAGCGCAGCTCGCTGCGCTGGATCGTCGGCGGCACGGCCGCCACGGTGGTGGTGCTGGTCGCCGTCGTCGTCGGCTACCTGCTGCTGCGAGATCCGAGCGGCGCCTCGGGCGGATCGGCCACCATGGCCCACTCGATCCGGGTCGCCTCCCCCGAGGTGATCACCAAGGCGGGCAGCCACGAGCCCAAGGTCGTGCTGTCGCTCTATGAGGACTTCCTGTGCCCGCACTGCGGCAGCCTGGAGGACGCGCTCGGCCCGACCATCGACCGGCTGATCGACACCGGCGCCGTGGCCGTCGACTACCACCCCGTCGCGATCCTGGACTCGATGGCCGATCAGTACTCCTCGCGCGCGGGCAACGCCGCGTTCTGCGTCGCGCAGGCCGACACCAGCCCCGGCAAGGACGTCTTTCGCGAGTTCCGCGCCAGCCTGTTCGAGCACCAACCGGTGGAACTCTCCGGCGAAGCGCCCACCGACCTGCAACTGAGCGCACAGGCCCGGCTCGCCGGCGCGCCCGCCGACGTCGACGACTGCATCATGGACGGCAGCTACCTCACGGTGGTCCGGGGCACGGCCGCGGAGGCCGGCATCGACGGCACCCCGACGATGCGGCTCAACGGCACCGACGTCGATCTCCACGGCACCGACGGCGGCTTCCTCTCCCCGCAGCAGTTGATCGATCAGGTCGAGGCCGTCGTCGGGGATGTTCCCGGACTCTGA